A single Pedobacter sp. PACM 27299 DNA region contains:
- a CDS encoding AraC family transcriptional regulator yields MEINHENFSVSIASHENWKKRGKSSNFFELVYILEGEGEQYVNGSTHPYVAGDIFLLPSASCNGYVIDKTTRFLFIRFTSNYFSANPSSSVNYSDWFNRLNFIIGNYDQGEGDLIPNAVDKAHVKSLFNLIVAEHYSENSCSVFLVQNLLVSILVIISRNIEKQLFHGQSFPEKRFVSMLHFIHYNLLDQEKVSVEGVASRFHISESYFSEYFKRNAKENFRDYVLRSKLKIAEARAALTTSSFKEIANELGFTDSSHLNKMMKKYYQVGMREIRNKVDPLQSKQ; encoded by the coding sequence ATGGAAATTAATCACGAAAACTTCTCTGTCAGTATTGCATCGCATGAAAACTGGAAGAAAAGAGGGAAATCAAGTAATTTCTTTGAACTGGTATATATCCTGGAAGGAGAAGGGGAGCAGTATGTAAATGGGAGTACGCATCCTTATGTTGCAGGTGACATTTTTCTATTGCCCTCAGCGAGCTGTAATGGGTATGTGATTGACAAGACTACCCGTTTCCTCTTTATCCGTTTTACCAGTAATTATTTTTCTGCGAACCCTTCCAGTTCTGTGAATTACAGCGATTGGTTTAACCGGTTAAATTTCATCATCGGAAATTATGACCAGGGAGAAGGTGATTTGATCCCCAATGCGGTAGACAAAGCGCATGTCAAATCCTTATTTAACCTCATCGTTGCGGAGCATTACAGCGAAAACAGCTGTTCTGTCTTTCTTGTGCAGAATTTGCTGGTTTCCATATTGGTGATCATCTCCAGAAATATTGAAAAACAGTTGTTCCATGGACAGTCTTTTCCGGAGAAACGATTTGTGAGTATGCTTCATTTTATCCACTATAACCTGCTGGATCAGGAAAAGGTAAGTGTTGAGGGCGTGGCTTCCCGTTTTCATATCTCAGAAAGCTATTTCAGTGAATATTTCAAAAGAAACGCAAAAGAAAACTTTCGGGATTATGTGCTGCGGTCGAAATTGAAAATCGCTGAAGCGCGTGCTGCACTCACTACTAGCTCTTTTAAAGAAATTGCAAATGAGCTGGGGTTTACAGATAGCAGTCATTTGAATAAAATGATGAAGAAGTATTATCAGGTAGGAATGCGGGAAATCCGGAACAAAGTGGATCCATTGCAGTCAAAGCAGTAG